One genomic segment of Natranaeroarchaeum aerophilus includes these proteins:
- the hepT gene encoding type VII toxin-antitoxin system HepT family RNase toxin, giving the protein MADRRVVSIKLEQIEQYHGELSEKQETLSREEFLRSTTEQRAVERMFENAIQACSDLAQHIATRDFGYDGSTAKEAVHILSQEGVIDEETATTLVSAIGFRNVLAHEYGHVDAGEVYETLQTGLAVYDAYSRQMATWVRDGK; this is encoded by the coding sequence GTGGCTGACAGACGAGTTGTTTCGATCAAGCTTGAGCAGATCGAACAGTATCACGGCGAATTATCCGAGAAGCAAGAAACGCTGTCCCGCGAAGAGTTCCTTCGAAGTACGACCGAACAGCGCGCCGTTGAGCGAATGTTCGAGAACGCGATTCAGGCGTGTTCTGATCTGGCTCAACATATCGCGACGCGCGATTTCGGGTACGACGGGAGCACTGCGAAAGAAGCAGTCCACATTCTGTCTCAAGAGGGCGTTATCGACGAGGAGACAGCGACCACACTTGTGTCCGCTATCGGGTTCAGAAACGTCCTTGCCCATGAGTACGGACATGTCGATGCTGGGGAAGTATACGAAACACTCCAAACCGGACTCGCAGTGTACGATGCATACAGCCGACAGATGGCAACGTGGGTTCGAGACGGAAAATAA
- a CDS encoding nucleotidyltransferase domain-containing protein, protein MDGGNVDSELIAAFEASVCADADVEFAIVFGSQSAGETTQASDIDLAVKFSDGLTEGDRFDKRCFLSGNLQREELPFIDVSDIEALSLDVAHDAVNGTFVCGDEDAFEQFKSDIEEAFSANRDTIRREQRAVIDRIAEDGLRG, encoded by the coding sequence ATGGACGGGGGCAACGTGGATTCGGAGCTGATCGCTGCCTTCGAAGCGTCAGTGTGCGCTGACGCCGACGTCGAGTTCGCTATCGTGTTCGGTTCCCAGAGCGCGGGTGAGACGACCCAGGCGTCTGATATCGATCTTGCCGTCAAGTTTTCCGACGGTCTTACTGAGGGTGATCGGTTCGACAAGCGATGTTTCCTGTCGGGAAATCTTCAGCGAGAGGAGCTCCCATTTATCGATGTCTCCGACATCGAAGCGCTGTCGCTTGATGTTGCACATGACGCGGTTAACGGGACATTTGTCTGCGGTGACGAGGACGCGTTCGAGCAGTTTAAATCGGACATCGAGGAGGCGTTCTCTGCCAACCGTGACACTATACGTCGCGAGCAGCGTGCTGTGATCGATCGAATCGCGGAGGACGGACTGCGTGGCTGA
- a CDS encoding DUF7547 family protein codes for MSDSAPDEELARTAEELADTLRDLRREVEPQPRPRRGPLGLPRPPSPRELLDFADDVAIPTAIAVLEANIRLLEALQRAISVVQAEREARERGEELRGEAERRGREARDAATRLGEESLDRLDDALAELQRAVDEGALPRDETAREILTEARELRDDLDEQVRDAEARVGEQQERARRNEQEDADEDDDPVQVDVDSELDSLRSRYGDDDEESTDEDPD; via the coding sequence ATGAGCGACAGCGCCCCCGACGAGGAACTCGCCCGAACCGCCGAGGAGCTGGCCGACACCCTCCGGGACCTCCGCCGGGAGGTCGAACCACAGCCGCGCCCACGGCGTGGCCCGCTCGGGCTTCCTCGCCCGCCGTCCCCGCGAGAACTGCTCGATTTCGCCGACGACGTTGCGATCCCGACCGCGATCGCCGTGCTGGAGGCGAATATCCGTCTTCTCGAAGCGCTCCAGCGCGCCATCTCGGTCGTACAGGCCGAACGCGAGGCCCGCGAGCGCGGCGAGGAGCTCCGCGGCGAGGCCGAACGTCGCGGCCGCGAGGCGAGAGATGCCGCCACTCGCCTCGGTGAGGAAAGCCTCGACCGGCTCGATGACGCGCTGGCCGAGCTTCAGCGCGCGGTCGATGAGGGCGCGCTCCCGCGGGACGAAACGGCCCGCGAAATCCTTACCGAAGCCCGCGAGCTCCGGGACGACCTCGACGAACAGGTCCGGGATGCCGAAGCGCGGGTCGGCGAGCAACAGGAGCGAGCGCGTCGTAACGAGCAGGAAGACGCCGACGAGGACGACGATCCGGTGCAGGTCGACGTCGACTCCGAACTGGACTCCCTGCGGAGCCGGTATGGTGACGACGATGAGGAATCGACCGACGAGGATCCGGACTGA
- a CDS encoding phosphotransacetylase family protein encodes MTKTLLVTSTEEGTGKTAVSIALGMLAKERGLDVGYMKPKGTRLRSRVGKTLDEDPMLAREMLGMDAEMHELEPVVYSPTFIEQVIRGQEDASDLQTQVKEHFETLAAGRDLMIVEGGGSLTTGGIVDLTDADVAELLDAEVLLLGGYETPGDVDEVLAAARQLDDRLAGVLFNAVSDDAFDSLETDATPFLESKGISVHGVLPREQDLAGITVADLADELGAEILTNADTDAYVERFSVGAMGSDAALRHFRRTRDAAVITGGDRSDVQTAALQAPGIECLILTGGHRPTGAVIGKAEEKGVPILLLQTDTLTAIDRAEGVVSEGRTRDATTVDRMGELLASHADVDGLIGAPAEDADE; translated from the coding sequence ATGACGAAGACGCTACTCGTAACCTCGACCGAAGAAGGCACCGGCAAGACGGCCGTCTCGATCGCGCTCGGCATGCTCGCCAAAGAGCGCGGCCTCGATGTCGGCTACATGAAACCGAAAGGGACGCGGCTCCGCTCGCGCGTCGGCAAGACGCTCGACGAGGATCCGATGCTCGCCCGCGAGATGCTGGGGATGGACGCGGAGATGCACGAGCTCGAACCCGTCGTCTACTCGCCGACGTTTATCGAGCAGGTCATCCGCGGCCAGGAAGACGCCAGCGACCTCCAGACGCAGGTCAAAGAGCACTTCGAGACGCTCGCGGCCGGACGCGATCTGATGATCGTCGAGGGGGGCGGCTCGCTGACCACCGGCGGGATCGTCGATCTGACCGACGCGGACGTCGCCGAGTTGCTCGACGCCGAGGTGCTCCTGCTTGGCGGCTACGAGACGCCGGGCGACGTCGACGAGGTGCTCGCCGCTGCGCGACAGCTCGACGACCGACTCGCTGGCGTCCTGTTCAACGCCGTCAGCGACGACGCCTTCGACAGCCTCGAAACCGACGCGACGCCGTTCCTCGAAAGCAAGGGGATCTCGGTCCACGGCGTGCTCCCGCGCGAGCAGGACCTCGCCGGGATCACGGTCGCGGATCTCGCCGACGAACTCGGTGCGGAGATCCTGACCAACGCCGATACCGACGCCTACGTCGAACGCTTCAGCGTCGGTGCGATGGGCAGTGACGCCGCGCTCCGGCACTTCCGGCGCACACGCGACGCCGCGGTCATCACCGGCGGCGACCGCTCGGACGTCCAGACTGCCGCGCTGCAGGCCCCCGGCATCGAGTGTCTGATCCTCACCGGCGGCCACCGACCGACCGGAGCCGTCATCGGCAAGGCCGAAGAGAAGGGCGTCCCGATCCTCCTGCTCCAGACCGACACGCTGACCGCGATCGACCGCGCCGAAGGCGTCGTCAGCGAGGGCCGAACCCGTGACGCCACGACGGTCGACCGCATGGGCGAACTGCTCGCCAGCCACGCCGACGTGGACGGCCTCATCGGCGCTCCAGCCGAGGACGCAGACGAGTAA
- a CDS encoding acetate--CoA ligase family protein, whose protein sequence is MGALSDLFGPERVAVVGATDREGSVGRAILTNLQADYTGEVVPINPNRDAVLGLDCYESVAAAPPTDLAVVVVPSGIVIDAVREAAEAGVDDVVVITAGFSETGSEGAERERELIEVAEEYDLNLVGPNSLGVMSTPNGMNATFGPDNAQEGSISFMSQSGAFITAVLDWANDQDLGFKDVVSLGNEAVLDETDFINEWGDDPDTDVIIGYLEGIDHGREFIDTTREVTDDTPVVLVKSGRTEAGAQAASSHTGTIAGSEQAYAAGLDQAGVLRVETVQEMFDYARMLSGQPLPERDDVAVITNAGGPGVMTTDAIGDSRLDLASFSDETLETYGEMLPDEGNIYNPVDVLGDADASRFEKALDAALTDPGVGAAIVVAAPTAVLDFENLADVISEKKEEYETPIVSALMGGESTEAAAEKLKDNGVPNYFDPARAIRSIGALSEYRDISRTTHEEPPNFDVDRERAREILEGAKARDDNRLGVEAMDLLDAYGIPTPEGDVVDSPAEAEAVAKEIDGPAVMKIVSPDILHKSDIGGVKVGVETEDVADAYEDLVTRARNYQPDANLIGIQVQEMVDLDDGTETIVGLNRDPQFGPMVLFGLGGIFVEVLEDTTVRIAPISEPEADEMIDDIQAAPLLRGARGRTPADTDAISESLQRLSQLATDFPAILELDVNPLVAGPDGATAIDLQLTVDTDKL, encoded by the coding sequence ATGGGAGCGTTATCGGACCTGTTCGGGCCGGAGCGTGTAGCCGTCGTCGGTGCAACCGACCGGGAGGGATCCGTCGGGCGGGCAATCCTGACGAACCTCCAGGCCGATTACACTGGCGAGGTCGTTCCAATCAACCCGAACCGTGATGCGGTGCTGGGACTGGACTGTTATGAATCAGTGGCGGCAGCGCCACCGACGGACCTGGCTGTAGTGGTCGTCCCGTCAGGGATCGTCATCGATGCGGTACGGGAAGCGGCTGAAGCAGGTGTCGACGATGTCGTCGTCATCACGGCTGGCTTCAGCGAAACCGGCAGCGAAGGCGCAGAACGCGAACGCGAACTGATCGAGGTCGCCGAGGAGTACGATCTCAACCTCGTCGGCCCCAACAGCCTCGGCGTGATGAGCACGCCAAACGGCATGAACGCGACCTTCGGCCCGGACAACGCACAGGAAGGCTCGATTTCCTTTATGAGCCAGTCCGGCGCGTTCATTACGGCAGTGCTGGACTGGGCAAACGATCAGGATCTCGGATTTAAAGATGTCGTCTCACTGGGTAACGAGGCCGTCCTCGACGAGACTGACTTCATCAACGAGTGGGGTGACGACCCCGATACCGACGTGATCATCGGCTATCTCGAAGGGATCGATCACGGCCGGGAGTTCATCGACACCACCCGCGAGGTCACCGACGACACGCCGGTCGTGCTCGTCAAATCCGGACGGACGGAAGCCGGTGCGCAGGCGGCCTCCTCACACACCGGAACGATCGCCGGGAGCGAGCAGGCCTACGCGGCCGGACTCGATCAGGCGGGCGTGCTGCGCGTCGAAACCGTCCAGGAGATGTTCGACTACGCGCGGATGCTCTCGGGCCAGCCCCTGCCCGAGCGCGACGACGTCGCGGTCATCACTAACGCCGGCGGCCCCGGCGTGATGACGACGGACGCGATCGGCGACTCGCGGCTCGACCTCGCGAGCTTCTCCGACGAGACGCTGGAAACGTACGGCGAGATGCTCCCCGATGAGGGGAACATCTACAACCCGGTCGACGTGCTCGGCGACGCCGACGCGAGCCGGTTCGAGAAGGCTCTCGACGCCGCGCTAACCGATCCCGGAGTGGGGGCGGCAATCGTTGTTGCTGCGCCGACTGCCGTACTCGACTTCGAGAATCTCGCCGACGTCATCAGCGAGAAAAAAGAGGAGTACGAGACGCCGATCGTCTCCGCGCTGATGGGCGGGGAGAGCACGGAAGCTGCGGCCGAGAAGCTCAAGGACAACGGCGTCCCGAACTACTTCGACCCGGCGCGTGCGATCCGGAGTATCGGCGCGCTCTCCGAGTATCGGGACATCAGCCGGACGACCCACGAGGAGCCGCCGAATTTCGACGTCGACCGCGAACGCGCCCGAGAGATCCTCGAAGGTGCGAAAGCGCGCGACGACAACCGTCTCGGCGTCGAGGCGATGGATCTGCTCGATGCCTACGGCATCCCGACGCCCGAGGGCGACGTCGTCGACTCGCCTGCGGAGGCGGAGGCAGTCGCCAAAGAGATCGACGGCCCCGCCGTGATGAAGATCGTCAGCCCCGACATCCTCCACAAGTCCGACATCGGCGGCGTGAAAGTCGGCGTCGAAACCGAAGACGTCGCGGACGCCTACGAGGACCTCGTGACACGGGCGCGCAACTACCAGCCCGACGCAAACCTCATCGGGATTCAGGTCCAAGAGATGGTCGACCTCGATGATGGGACGGAAACGATCGTCGGCCTCAACCGCGACCCGCAGTTCGGCCCGATGGTCCTCTTTGGCCTCGGCGGCATCTTCGTCGAAGTGCTCGAAGACACGACCGTCCGGATCGCGCCGATCAGCGAACCGGAGGCCGACGAGATGATCGACGACATTCAGGCCGCGCCGCTGCTGCGTGGGGCGCGAGGCCGCACGCCTGCGGACACGGACGCCATCTCGGAGTCGCTCCAGCGGCTCTCCCAGCTGGCGACCGACTTCCCGGCGATCCTCGAACTCGACGTGAACCCGCTGGTCGCGGGACCGGACGGCGCAACGGCGATCGACCTGCAACTGACCGTGGACACTGATAAACTATGA
- a CDS encoding metal ABC transporter permease, translating into MSTDTADERTEDTPNEPIEQSLRAGSVPTRQRIEEVLLVLTALLGTGMVLFITVDWLRAAPGAVGTFAGTAFDQFLILGEWLDYYLGTNVFQHPFMWRQIATGILVGIVGPLVGTYLVHRQMALIGETLAHTAFAGVAIGVVVVGLFGLGGSRGQLLVVALIVSVVAALGLQWLTQHTDSYGDVPIAIVLSGSFAVGTLLISWGREFVSVPIEIEDLLFGNMSVVTAQGSQIVASLTVVVTALVAINYKQFLFITFDEKAARVARFNVAWYNALLVTMTAVVVVGAMQILGVILVAGLLVIPVAAASQIAGGFRETLYLSVLFGQASILGGIGVAIWQSLPSGGSVIVVAIAIYLGAVALSDRSAALTMR; encoded by the coding sequence ATGAGCACGGATACTGCCGACGAGCGGACCGAGGATACTCCCAACGAGCCGATTGAACAGTCACTCCGTGCAGGGAGCGTGCCGACCCGACAACGCATCGAGGAAGTCCTGCTCGTCCTCACAGCGCTTCTGGGAACCGGCATGGTCCTCTTTATCACCGTCGACTGGCTCCGGGCTGCACCGGGAGCTGTCGGCACGTTCGCCGGGACGGCGTTCGACCAGTTCCTGATCCTCGGCGAGTGGCTCGATTACTACCTCGGAACGAACGTCTTTCAGCATCCGTTCATGTGGCGACAGATCGCGACTGGCATCCTGGTCGGGATCGTCGGCCCGCTCGTCGGAACCTATCTGGTCCACCGACAGATGGCGCTGATCGGCGAGACACTGGCCCACACCGCGTTTGCCGGTGTCGCTATCGGCGTCGTGGTCGTCGGACTGTTCGGTCTCGGCGGGTCGAGAGGCCAGTTGCTGGTCGTCGCTCTGATCGTGAGTGTCGTTGCGGCTCTCGGCCTGCAGTGGCTGACACAGCACACCGACAGCTACGGCGACGTACCGATCGCCATCGTCCTCTCGGGGAGTTTCGCGGTGGGGACGCTACTGATCTCGTGGGGCCGGGAGTTCGTCTCCGTCCCGATCGAGATCGAGGATCTCCTGTTCGGGAACATGTCCGTTGTCACTGCACAGGGGTCACAGATCGTCGCCAGCCTCACTGTCGTCGTCACTGCCCTCGTTGCGATCAACTACAAACAGTTCCTGTTCATCACGTTTGACGAAAAGGCCGCCCGCGTCGCGCGCTTCAACGTGGCATGGTACAACGCTCTGTTGGTCACGATGACGGCAGTCGTTGTCGTCGGAGCGATGCAGATCCTCGGGGTCATTCTGGTGGCTGGTCTACTGGTGATTCCGGTCGCTGCCGCTTCGCAGATCGCCGGCGGCTTCCGGGAAACGCTGTACCTGTCGGTGCTGTTTGGGCAGGCGTCGATTCTCGGTGGGATCGGTGTCGCGATCTGGCAGAGCCTGCCGTCGGGTGGTTCCGTAATCGTTGTGGCGATTGCGATCTACCTCGGCGCGGTTGCTCTCTCCGATCGGTCAGCAGCGCTGACCATGCGGTGA
- a CDS encoding metal ABC transporter ATP-binding protein translates to MTTVVDVEDVTFSYGDTVAVEDISLSVEAGDFLGMIGPNGSGKTTLLHLMIGLAEPDSGSIRLFDEPAAEFEAGERLGYVAQRSTDRGGAMPVTIREVVLMGRFAHVGHSRLSDEDHAIVDDALRTVDIADLAHRPISAVSGGQRQRAFIARALASESDLLALDEPTVGVDADSRTEFYDLLDDLNEQGITIILIEHDVDVLTKHVDTVACINRELYHHGDTVSFIESDALSEAYGKSTGVLDHNHP, encoded by the coding sequence ATGACAACGGTCGTCGACGTGGAGGACGTGACGTTCTCCTACGGGGATACGGTGGCAGTCGAAGACATATCGCTGTCAGTCGAGGCCGGGGACTTTCTGGGGATGATCGGCCCGAACGGTTCGGGCAAAACGACCCTGCTCCACCTGATGATCGGGCTTGCCGAACCCGACAGTGGGAGTATCAGGCTCTTCGACGAACCGGCCGCGGAGTTCGAGGCGGGCGAACGCCTCGGCTACGTCGCCCAGCGCTCGACCGACCGCGGCGGTGCGATGCCGGTGACAATTCGGGAAGTTGTGCTGATGGGCCGGTTCGCCCACGTTGGCCACTCGCGGCTGAGCGACGAGGACCACGCGATAGTCGACGACGCCCTTCGGACGGTCGACATCGCCGACCTCGCACACCGCCCGATCAGCGCGGTCTCCGGCGGCCAGCGCCAGCGTGCCTTCATTGCCCGTGCGCTGGCGTCCGAGTCCGATCTGCTCGCGCTCGACGAGCCGACAGTCGGTGTCGACGCCGACTCGCGAACCGAGTTCTACGACCTGCTCGATGACCTCAACGAACAGGGGATTACCATCATCCTGATCGAGCACGACGTCGACGTCCTGACCAAACACGTCGACACGGTCGCCTGCATCAATCGGGAGCTGTATCATCACGGCGACACGGTCTCGTTCATCGAGAGCGATGCCCTCTCGGAAGCCTACGGTAAATCGACCGGGGTCCTCGATCACAACCACCCATGA
- a CDS encoding metal ABC transporter substrate-binding protein, which produces MQQTRRSVLKAGAGAAAFGTLAGCLDSPLGGDEGEGGYANFFALWDWAEQVSGDELSFENPVETGSMGHGWSPDGDLAREIAATNMFLYLDTPEFSWAQDIAAELERDYEDVRVVDGMQGLEPFLIGFDDDPIPDPDHGREYPPETLQLDEFDIVDLRSNRRIGYWHVEHWHGGVPDVELDESVPFGVVIEDEDGYVVPLGEDEQYQLDARFADDTDESVVRIESHGDRVEFHGEELGQTAVVIELWRGDELIYDTADEASSFEVVEEYEDEGADDFQDPHVWADPVLAQRVVDTIADELGELDPDNAELYEDNAAAYNDRLATVDQQFEELTEDADRDVAVFAGHDSFQYVERRYDFELVTPTGISPDASVSPQDIADLLDLIEEEDIDTVLYDPFEVSDPGQEVPQMVETIFENSDVEDAEPLTPAEGTTTEWSENGWGWVEQMEEINLPSLRAALGA; this is translated from the coding sequence ATGCAACAGACACGACGCTCCGTTCTCAAAGCCGGTGCCGGAGCTGCTGCTTTCGGCACTCTGGCTGGCTGCCTCGATAGCCCGCTCGGCGGGGACGAGGGTGAAGGGGGGTACGCGAACTTCTTTGCACTGTGGGACTGGGCCGAGCAGGTTAGCGGTGACGAACTCTCCTTCGAGAACCCGGTCGAAACCGGTTCGATGGGCCACGGCTGGAGTCCCGACGGCGATCTGGCGCGGGAGATCGCGGCGACGAACATGTTCCTGTATCTCGATACGCCCGAGTTCTCGTGGGCACAGGATATCGCCGCCGAACTCGAACGCGATTACGAGGATGTACGCGTCGTCGACGGGATGCAGGGACTCGAACCGTTCCTGATCGGCTTCGACGATGACCCGATCCCTGATCCGGATCACGGACGGGAGTATCCGCCCGAAACACTCCAGCTGGACGAGTTCGATATCGTCGACCTCCGCTCGAACAGGCGGATCGGCTACTGGCACGTCGAGCACTGGCACGGTGGTGTTCCCGATGTCGAACTCGACGAGAGCGTTCCCTTCGGTGTCGTTATCGAGGACGAGGATGGCTACGTTGTGCCACTCGGTGAGGACGAGCAGTACCAGCTTGACGCCCGGTTCGCCGACGATACTGATGAATCAGTCGTTCGGATCGAATCTCACGGCGATCGTGTCGAGTTCCACGGCGAGGAGCTTGGACAAACAGCCGTCGTCATCGAGCTCTGGCGGGGCGACGAGCTGATCTACGACACCGCGGACGAGGCCTCATCCTTCGAGGTCGTCGAGGAGTACGAGGACGAGGGTGCGGACGACTTTCAGGACCCGCACGTCTGGGCTGATCCGGTGCTCGCCCAGCGCGTCGTCGATACCATCGCGGACGAACTCGGGGAACTCGATCCCGATAACGCGGAACTGTACGAGGACAACGCCGCGGCGTATAACGACCGCCTCGCAACGGTCGATCAGCAGTTCGAGGAGCTAACCGAGGACGCGGACAGGGACGTGGCTGTGTTCGCCGGACACGACTCGTTCCAGTACGTCGAACGACGGTACGACTTCGAGCTCGTGACGCCGACTGGAATCTCGCCGGACGCCTCGGTGTCGCCGCAGGATATCGCCGACCTGCTGGACCTCATCGAGGAAGAGGACATCGATACCGTACTCTACGATCCGTTCGAGGTGTCGGACCCCGGCCAGGAGGTTCCACAGATGGTCGAGACGATCTTCGAGAACAGCGATGTCGAGGACGCAGAGCCCCTGACTCCGGCGGAAGGCACTACTACGGAGTGGTCCGAGAACGGCTGGGGCTGGGTCGAACAGATGGAAGAGATCAACCTGCCGTCGCTCCGGGCGGCCCTCGGCGCGTAA
- a CDS encoding plastocyanin/azurin family copper-binding protein, with the protein MTERSTIDRRTYLKAAAGVTTAGVLAGCTDNAEEPADDPVMDDGVTTVLVGPEGQNIFEPEELTIDAGTTVQWVWESDTHNLALVEGPDGGWEGYDEIEDEGFEYEHTFEVEGTYEYVCEPHEALDMFGTIIVR; encoded by the coding sequence ATGACTGAGCGATCGACGATCGATAGGCGAACGTATCTCAAAGCGGCGGCCGGCGTGACTACGGCCGGAGTTCTGGCGGGCTGTACCGATAACGCCGAAGAACCAGCCGACGACCCGGTAATGGACGACGGCGTAACGACAGTGCTCGTCGGCCCGGAGGGACAGAACATCTTCGAACCCGAAGAGCTCACGATCGACGCGGGGACGACGGTCCAGTGGGTCTGGGAATCCGACACCCACAACCTCGCGCTGGTCGAGGGCCCTGACGGCGGCTGGGAGGGGTACGACGAGATCGAGGACGAAGGATTCGAGTACGAACACACCTTCGAGGTCGAGGGGACCTACGAATACGTCTGCGAACCACACGAGGCACTGGATATGTTCGGGACGATCATCGTCCGGTGA
- a CDS encoding Lrp/AsnC family transcriptional regulator — MVELDETDLHILQLLTENARRPYNDIAEQVGVSPPTVSDRVERLEELGVIGRFTLDLDRSQISEGVGVLVDLHLRPGTVHDVIDQLAPLESVDHVYATADAHVVARATVDECEIHRILTDTLDLSQVVEYDVRLLIDSVWEPKVRSANADDQTTHDDTAAIPAGGASIEIDGQ, encoded by the coding sequence ATGGTCGAACTGGACGAGACCGATCTACATATCCTACAGCTACTGACCGAAAACGCCCGGCGGCCGTATAACGACATCGCCGAGCAGGTCGGTGTGTCGCCACCAACCGTCTCCGACCGCGTCGAACGCCTCGAAGAACTCGGCGTCATCGGTCGGTTCACGCTGGACCTCGATCGCTCCCAGATCAGTGAGGGTGTTGGCGTTCTCGTCGACCTCCATCTCCGGCCGGGAACAGTCCACGACGTTATCGATCAACTTGCGCCGCTCGAAAGTGTCGATCACGTGTACGCGACCGCGGACGCCCACGTCGTCGCGCGAGCGACGGTCGACGAGTGTGAAATCCATCGCATCCTCACCGACACGCTCGACCTCTCACAGGTCGTCGAGTACGACGTGCGCCTGCTGATCGACTCGGTCTGGGAGCCGAAAGTTCGGAGTGCGAACGCGGACGACCAGACGACTCACGACGACACTGCTGCGATACCGGCGGGCGGGGCCTCCATCGAAATCGACGGCCAGTAG
- a CDS encoding glutamate--cysteine ligase, with translation MEGGSADVFTELGTIGIEEEFFIVDDRGRPTSGTDELVYETEPPEALDGRLDHELFKFVIETQTPVIDGIDDASETLHEIRSALVDHATEHGYGIAAAGLHPTARWRELEHAEKPRYQAQLDRIQYPQHRNTTAGLHVHIGVDDADKATWVANEVRWYLPMLLALSANSPYWNGYDTGLQSARAKIFEALPNTGMPTAFDDFDEFRAFEETMIETDSINDRGELWYDVRPHSELGTVEVRTPDGQADEDRIMAFVEYIHALVLDLAERYEDGEPGTPIRRELLDENKWRAIRYGHDASFISPDLDGTVTLGELVEIESDRLDVSGLRGLYDAESGATKQRRLRSEEGEDALCESLLL, from the coding sequence ATGGAAGGTGGTTCGGCCGACGTGTTCACCGAGCTGGGGACGATCGGTATCGAAGAGGAGTTTTTTATCGTCGACGACCGCGGTCGCCCAACCTCGGGAACGGACGAACTCGTGTACGAAACCGAGCCTCCGGAAGCTCTCGACGGCCGACTGGACCACGAGCTGTTCAAGTTCGTCATCGAGACGCAGACCCCGGTCATCGACGGCATCGACGACGCATCGGAGACGCTCCACGAGATCCGATCGGCGCTGGTCGACCACGCCACCGAACACGGCTATGGGATCGCCGCCGCCGGTCTCCACCCGACCGCCAGATGGCGTGAACTCGAACACGCCGAAAAGCCGCGATATCAGGCCCAGCTGGATCGGATCCAGTACCCACAGCACCGGAATACGACCGCTGGACTACACGTCCACATCGGCGTCGACGATGCAGACAAGGCGACGTGGGTCGCAAACGAAGTACGCTGGTATCTCCCAATGTTGCTGGCGCTCTCGGCGAACTCGCCGTACTGGAACGGCTACGACACCGGCCTGCAGTCGGCGAGAGCGAAGATCTTCGAGGCGCTGCCGAACACCGGCATGCCGACTGCGTTCGACGATTTCGACGAGTTCCGGGCGTTCGAGGAGACGATGATCGAGACGGACTCGATCAACGATCGGGGGGAGCTATGGTACGATGTCCGACCACACTCCGAACTCGGGACAGTCGAGGTCAGAACGCCTGACGGACAGGCCGACGAGGATCGAATCATGGCCTTTGTCGAGTACATCCACGCGCTGGTGCTCGACCTCGCGGAGCGGTACGAGGACGGCGAGCCCGGGACGCCGATCCGACGGGAACTGCTGGACGAGAACAAGTGGCGCGCCATCCGGTACGGCCACGACGCCTCGTTTATTTCGCCGGATCTGGACGGGACCGTCACGCTTGGCGAGCTCGTCGAAATCGAGTCCGATCGGCTGGACGTGAGCGGACTCCGGGGCCTCTACGACGCCGAAAGCGGAGCGACGAAACAGCGCCGACTCCGGTCGGAGGAGGGCGAGGACGCGCTATGTGAGTCGTTGCTGCTCTGA